A part of Saimiri boliviensis isolate mSaiBol1 chromosome 11, mSaiBol1.pri, whole genome shotgun sequence genomic DNA contains:
- the KTI12 gene encoding protein KTI12 homolog, whose protein sequence is MPLVVVCGLPYSGKSRRAEELRAALAAEGRGVYVVDDAAVLGAEDPTVYSDSAREKALRGALRASVERHLSRHDVVILDSLNYIKGFRYELYCLARAARTPLCLVYCVRPGGPSAGPQVAGANDNPGLNVSVSWRPRAEKDGGPLAAGSSVLRELHTAGYVVNGSAQADLLKEQELEETGAAESPALVTPESEKSAKHVSSAFYPPELLEALTLRFEAPDSRNRWDRPLFTLVGLEEPLPLAEIRSALFENRAPPPHQSTQSQPLASGSFLHQLDQVTSQVLAGLMEAQKSAVPGDLLTLPGTTEHLQFTRPFTMAELSRLRRQFISYTKMHPNNENLPQLANMFLQYLSQSLH, encoded by the coding sequence ATGCCGCTCGTGGTGGTTTGCGGGCTGCCGTACAGCGGCAAGAGCCGGCGTGCTGAAGAGTTGCGCGCGGCCCTGGCGGCCGAGGGCCGCGGGGTGTACGTGGTGGACGACGCGGCTGTGCTGGGCGCAGAGGACCCAACCGTGTACAGCGATTCTGCCCGTGAGAAGGCACTGCGTGGAGCTCTGCGAGCCTCCGTGGAGCGGCACCTGAGTCGTCACGACGTGGTTATCCTGGACTCGCTTAACTACATCAAAGGCTTCCGCTACGAGCTCTACTGCTTGGCGCGGGCAGCGCGCACCCCGCTGTGCCTGGTCTACTGCGTACGTCCCGGCGGCCCGAGCGCTGGACCTCAGGTGGCGGGCGCGAACGACAACCCGGGCCTGAACGTCAGTGTGAGTTGGCGGCCACGCGCTGAGAAGGACGGGGGACCCCTGGCGGCCGGCAGCAGTGTCCTCAGGGAACTGCATACTGCGGGCTACGTAGTAAATGGAAGTGCCCAGGCCGACCTACTTAAGGAACAGGAGCTAGAAGAAACCGGGGCTGCAGAGTCACCAGCTCTCGTGACTCCGGAATCAGAGAAATCTGCAAAGCATGTGTCCAGTGCCTTTTACCCTCCCGAACTCCTGGAAGCCCTAACTCTGCGCTTTGAGGCTCCCGATTCTCGGAATCGCTGGGACCGGCCTTTATTCACTTTGGTGGGCTTAGAGGAGCCGTTACCCTTGGCGGAGATCCGCTCTGCCCTGTTTGAGAACCGGGCCCCACCACCCCATCAGTCTACGCAGTCCCAGCCCCTCGCCTCCGGCAGCTTTCTGCACCAGTTGGACCAGGTCACTAGTCAAGTATTGGCCGGACTGATGGAAGCGCAGAAGAGCGCTGTCCCCGGGGACTTGCTCACGCTTCCTGGTACCACAGAGCACTTGCAGTTTACCCGGCCCTTTACCATGGCAGAATTGAGTCGCCTTCGTCGCCAGTTTATTTCGTACACTAAAATGCATCCCAACAATGAGAACTTGCCTCAACTGGCCAACATGTTTCttcagtatctgagccagagccTGCACTAA